A region from the Natronoarchaeum mannanilyticum genome encodes:
- a CDS encoding glucose 1-dehydrogenase, which yields MKAVAVRRGEEQPTVIEKPRPDPEDGEALVRTLRVGVDGTDHEVMSGAHGGFPDGEDHLVLGHEAVGVVEDPNGTEFSEGDVVVPTVRRAPDGTNEYFERGEPDMAPDGQYFERGIVGAHGYMSDFFTSPEEFLIEIPRDLAELGFLVEPISITEKANEHAYASRSAFQWNPESALVLGNGSLGLLTLAMFEHTEEFERTYCLGRRDRPDPTIDIIEELGATYVDSRETPVDEVPAAHEGMDYVYEATGYPPHAFQTIEALAPNGVGALLGVPDSWEFEIDGGRLHEEFVLHNKALIGSVNSHVKHFEAAVETIQQLPEWLFEDLITGVYDVDNLSPAFDDGDDVIKTAVEFDSL from the coding sequence ATGAAAGCTGTCGCAGTGCGCCGCGGCGAGGAACAGCCGACCGTGATCGAAAAGCCCAGGCCCGACCCCGAGGACGGCGAGGCGCTGGTGCGGACGCTCCGGGTCGGCGTCGACGGCACCGACCACGAAGTGATGAGCGGCGCCCACGGCGGGTTTCCCGACGGCGAGGACCACCTCGTGCTCGGCCACGAGGCCGTCGGCGTCGTCGAGGATCCGAACGGGACCGAGTTCTCGGAGGGCGACGTCGTCGTCCCGACGGTCCGGCGCGCCCCCGACGGCACCAACGAGTACTTCGAGCGCGGCGAGCCCGACATGGCGCCCGACGGCCAGTACTTCGAGCGCGGCATCGTCGGCGCCCACGGCTACATGTCCGACTTTTTCACCAGCCCCGAGGAGTTCCTGATCGAGATCCCCCGCGACCTCGCGGAACTCGGCTTCCTCGTCGAACCGATCAGCATCACCGAGAAGGCGAACGAGCACGCCTACGCCTCCCGCTCGGCGTTCCAGTGGAATCCTGAGTCCGCCCTCGTGCTGGGCAACGGCAGCCTCGGCCTGCTGACGCTCGCGATGTTCGAGCACACCGAGGAGTTCGAGCGCACGTACTGCCTGGGCCGTCGCGACCGGCCGGACCCGACGATCGACATCATCGAGGAGCTCGGCGCGACGTACGTCGACTCCCGCGAGACGCCCGTCGACGAGGTGCCCGCGGCCCACGAGGGGATGGACTACGTGTACGAGGCCACGGGCTACCCGCCCCACGCGTTCCAGACGATCGAGGCGCTGGCGCCCAACGGCGTCGGCGCGCTGCTGGGCGTCCCCGATTCCTGGGAGTTCGAGATCGACGGCGGCCGGCTCCACGAGGAGTTCGTCCTGCACAACAAGGCGCTGATCGGCAGCGTCAACTCCCACGTCAAGCACTTCGAGGCCGCCGTCGAGACGATCCAGCAGCTTCCCGAGTGGCTGTTCGAGGACCTGATCACCGGCGTCTACGACGTCGACAACCTCTCGCCCGCGTTCGACGACGGCGACGACGTGATCAAGACCGCCGTCGAGTTCGACTCGCTGTAG
- a CDS encoding class I SAM-dependent methyltransferase — protein sequence MPPRDDPDWDATAYEDDHSFVYEYGADALELLGPGAGERVLDLGCGTGALTSEIADAGADAVGIDSSAEMIERARASHPAIESRPEIEFRHADARTATFDEPFDAVFSNAALHWIDEQDAAVSTVTDALRPGGRFVAELGGDGNVAAIVDAVLAELAERGYDVENPWHFPTVGEYAARLERHGFEVRYATLFDRPTELDGEDGLANWLDVFADGLFAPLSEGEREAVVAAVEDRLRPAYYDDGAWTADYRRLRFRAVQE from the coding sequence ATGCCGCCCCGCGACGATCCCGACTGGGACGCGACGGCCTACGAGGACGACCACTCGTTCGTCTACGAGTACGGCGCCGACGCGCTGGAGCTGCTCGGTCCCGGAGCGGGCGAGCGCGTGCTCGATCTCGGTTGCGGGACGGGCGCGCTGACGAGCGAGATCGCCGACGCCGGCGCCGACGCCGTCGGGATCGACAGCTCGGCAGAGATGATCGAGCGCGCACGCGCGAGCCATCCTGCGATCGAGTCACGCCCCGAGATCGAGTTCCGCCACGCCGACGCGCGGACCGCGACGTTCGACGAGCCGTTCGACGCCGTCTTCTCGAACGCCGCGCTCCACTGGATCGACGAACAGGACGCAGCCGTTTCGACCGTGACCGACGCCCTGCGACCGGGCGGCCGGTTCGTCGCCGAACTGGGCGGTGACGGCAACGTCGCGGCCATCGTCGACGCTGTTCTCGCGGAGCTCGCCGAACGCGGGTACGACGTCGAGAATCCCTGGCACTTCCCGACGGTCGGCGAGTACGCCGCGCGCCTGGAGCGCCACGGTTTCGAGGTGCGCTACGCGACGCTGTTCGACCGGCCCACCGAACTCGACGGCGAGGACGGGCTGGCGAACTGGCTGGACGTGTTCGCCGACGGGCTGTTCGCGCCGCTCTCGGAGGGCGAACGCGAGGCGGTCGTCGCGGCCGTCGAGGATCGGCTTCGACCCGCGTATTACGACGACGGCGCCTGGACTGCGGACTACCGGCGGCTGCGATTTCGGGCGGTGCAGGAGTAG
- a CDS encoding HAD family hydrolase, whose product MERHDLLYRLYDEFDTERLREYQQFVDLFPPVDSRVALEHWQNANEELEDRKDEIRGGFAVGETFAEIAARATRDQAFAALDLHAKYDRAVNVLVLDVDETLRSAGGTDNEIPRDTLHVLTEFHEAGVPIVICTGQTLENVKGFMIQGLGSEIVHSGDLSIVYEAGTGVFTPGHGADTKQLLFEDLDHETRSIFDNVRARVLPDAPDELRRGCHLQGNEFNVTLKPNFETGSDRAREVIDDALVYLLDLLGDVVVDELDVDAAAATGDDPAIGAASDDEPTGDGELTDDDAGSGATSATDRDAGVPANEWARAFYGDADPEIRRVLERAGRFPDASPEDVPDAVAETFDRIDVAYYEADAAEIGSLELNKVVGVEAAFDVLGIDDPFALVMGDSKSDRRVMEWVAEHDAGIAAAPKHASQETLEHVLERDELVFGQGQSAEMLRTAYALNQLAGIP is encoded by the coding sequence ATGGAGCGACACGACCTGCTGTATCGGCTCTACGACGAGTTCGACACCGAGCGGCTCAGGGAGTACCAGCAGTTCGTCGACCTGTTTCCGCCCGTGGACTCCCGGGTGGCGCTCGAACACTGGCAGAACGCCAACGAGGAACTCGAGGACCGAAAGGACGAGATCCGCGGCGGCTTCGCCGTCGGCGAGACGTTCGCCGAGATCGCCGCGCGCGCCACGCGCGATCAGGCGTTCGCCGCGCTGGATCTCCACGCGAAGTACGACCGCGCCGTCAACGTGCTCGTGTTAGACGTCGACGAGACGCTGCGCTCGGCCGGCGGAACGGACAACGAGATCCCCAGAGACACCCTCCACGTGCTGACCGAGTTCCACGAGGCGGGCGTCCCGATCGTGATCTGCACCGGCCAGACGCTCGAAAACGTCAAGGGGTTCATGATTCAGGGGCTGGGCAGCGAGATCGTCCACTCGGGCGATCTCTCGATCGTCTACGAGGCCGGCACCGGCGTGTTCACGCCCGGCCACGGCGCCGACACCAAGCAGCTGCTGTTCGAGGACCTGGATCACGAGACGCGGTCGATTTTCGATAACGTCCGCGCGCGCGTGTTGCCCGACGCCCCTGACGAGCTGCGCCGGGGCTGTCACCTCCAGGGCAACGAGTTCAACGTGACGCTCAAGCCCAACTTCGAGACCGGCTCCGATCGCGCCCGCGAAGTGATCGACGACGCGCTCGTCTACCTGCTGGATCTACTGGGCGACGTCGTCGTCGACGAGCTGGACGTAGACGCCGCCGCGGCGACCGGCGACGACCCCGCGATCGGCGCCGCGAGCGACGACGAACCGACCGGCGACGGCGAACTGACCGACGACGACGCGGGGAGCGGCGCCACCTCCGCGACCGACAGGGACGCCGGCGTTCCGGCCAACGAGTGGGCGCGAGCCTTCTACGGCGACGCCGACCCGGAGATCCGGCGCGTGCTGGAGCGAGCCGGCCGGTTCCCCGACGCCTCTCCCGAGGACGTTCCGGACGCCGTCGCGGAGACGTTCGACCGGATCGACGTCGCGTACTACGAGGCCGACGCCGCCGAGATCGGCAGCCTCGAACTCAACAAGGTCGTCGGCGTCGAGGCCGCCTTCGACGTGCTCGGGATCGACGACCCGTTCGCGCTGGTGATGGGCGACAGCAAGAGCGACCGGCGCGTCATGGAGTGGGTCGCCGAGCACGACGCCGGCATCGCCGCGGCGCCCAAGCACGCCTCACAGGAGACGCTCGAACACGTTCTGGAGCGCGACGAGCTCGTGTTCGGGCAGGGCCAGAGCGCCGAGATGCTCCGGACCGCCTACGCGCTGAACCAGCTCGCCGGCATTCCCTGA
- a CDS encoding DUF5518 domain-containing protein has protein sequence MGESDTLLNAGIGAVVTIVTSFLPFSPVLGGAVAGYLQGGTRTEGAKVGGISGAISLLPMLFFGFIVVLFLFGAAPAEGGIAFAFMLLVVGTAAVAYTIGLSALGGYVGVYVLEETDIGRDADRGGSPRGPDGVPGRSRSEDERWGQPDRDEEPDPVDEDTGWDDDREASWGHDDSASDDRTRRDDEY, from the coding sequence ATGGGTGAATCAGACACGCTGCTGAACGCCGGGATCGGCGCCGTCGTGACGATCGTGACGTCGTTCCTGCCGTTCTCGCCGGTGCTGGGCGGGGCGGTCGCGGGCTACCTGCAGGGCGGCACGAGAACGGAAGGCGCGAAGGTCGGCGGGATCTCGGGCGCGATATCGCTGTTGCCGATGCTGTTTTTCGGCTTCATCGTCGTGCTCTTTCTCTTCGGCGCCGCGCCGGCCGAGGGCGGTATCGCCTTCGCCTTCATGCTGCTGGTCGTCGGGACGGCTGCGGTCGCGTACACGATCGGACTGAGCGCGCTCGGCGGATACGTCGGCGTGTACGTCCTCGAAGAGACCGATATCGGGCGCGACGCCGACCGCGGCGGCTCGCCGCGCGGTCCCGATGGGGTCCCGGGCCGGTCGCGTTCCGAGGACGAACGCTGGGGGCAGCCGGATCGAGACGAGGAACCGGACCCCGTCGACGAAGACACGGGGTGGGACGACGACCGCGAAGCGAGCTGGGGCCACGACGACTCCGCATCCGACGATCGAACCCGGCGGGACGACGAGTACTGA